From the Homo sapiens chromosome 1, GRCh38.p14 Primary Assembly genome, one window contains:
- the MFAP2 gene encoding microfibrillar-associated protein 2 isoform a precursor (isoform a precursor is encoded by transcript variant 1), with translation MRAAYLFLLFLPAGLLAQGQYDLDPLPPFPDHVQYTHYSDQIDNPDYYDYQEVTPRPSEEQFQFQSQQQVQQEVIPAPTPEPGNAELEPTEPGPLDCREEQYPCTRLYSIHRPCKQCLNEVCFYSLRRVYVINKEICVRTVCAHEELLRADLCRDKFSKCGVMASSGLCQSVAASCARSCGSC, from the exons ATGAGAGCTGCCTACCTCTTCCTGCTATTCCTGCCTG CAGGCTTGCTGGCTCAGGGCCAGTATGACCTGGACCCGCTGCCGCCGTTCCCTGACCACGTCCAGTACACCCACTATAGCGACCAGATCG ACAACCCAGACTACTATGATTATCAAG AGGTGACTCCTCGGCCCTCCGAGGAACAGTTCCAGTTCCAGTCCCAGCAGCAAGTCCAACAGGAAGTCATCCCAGCCCCAACCCCAG AACCAGGAAATGCAGAGCTGGAGCCCACAGAGCCTGGGCCTCTTG ACTGCCGTGAGGAACAGTACCCGTGCACCCGCCTCTACTCCATACACAGGCCTTGCAAACAGTGTCTCAACGAGGTCTGCTTCTACAG CCTCCGCCGTGTGTACGTCATTAACAAGGAGATCTGTGTTCGTACAGTGTGTGCCCATGAGGAGCTCCTCCGAG CTGACCTCTGTCGGGACAAGTTCTCCAAATGTGGCGTGATGGCCAGCAGCGGCCTGTGCCAATCCGTGGCGGCCTCCTGTGCCAGGAGCTGTGGGAGCTGCTAG
- the MFAP2 gene encoding microfibrillar-associated protein 2 isoform b precursor (isoform b precursor is encoded by transcript variant 4), translated as MRAAYLFLLFLPGLLAQGQYDLDPLPPFPDHVQYTHYSDQIDNPDYYDYQEVTPRPSEEQFQFQSQQQVQQEVIPAPTPEPGNAELEPTEPGPLDCREEQYPCTRLYSIHRPCKQCLNEVCFYSLRRVYVINKEICVRTVCAHEELLRADLCRDKFSKCGVMASSGLCQSVAASCARSCGSC; from the exons ATGAGAGCTGCCTACCTCTTCCTGCTATTCCTGCCTG GCTTGCTGGCTCAGGGCCAGTATGACCTGGACCCGCTGCCGCCGTTCCCTGACCACGTCCAGTACACCCACTATAGCGACCAGATCG ACAACCCAGACTACTATGATTATCAAG AGGTGACTCCTCGGCCCTCCGAGGAACAGTTCCAGTTCCAGTCCCAGCAGCAAGTCCAACAGGAAGTCATCCCAGCCCCAACCCCAG AACCAGGAAATGCAGAGCTGGAGCCCACAGAGCCTGGGCCTCTTG ACTGCCGTGAGGAACAGTACCCGTGCACCCGCCTCTACTCCATACACAGGCCTTGCAAACAGTGTCTCAACGAGGTCTGCTTCTACAG CCTCCGCCGTGTGTACGTCATTAACAAGGAGATCTGTGTTCGTACAGTGTGTGCCCATGAGGAGCTCCTCCGAG CTGACCTCTGTCGGGACAAGTTCTCCAAATGTGGCGTGATGGCCAGCAGCGGCCTGTGCCAATCCGTGGCGGCCTCCTGTGCCAGGAGCTGTGGGAGCTGCTAG